Proteins encoded together in one Bosea sp. (in: a-proteobacteria) window:
- a CDS encoding cupin domain-containing protein, protein MPKLDIESIPVRGGSSYPAQYAGQVEGRSSRSLGDAAGLSQYGVRICYLDPGAWSSQRHWHEREDEFVMVLTGALVLIDDAGEQPMRPGDCAGFKAGDGNGHHFVNRSSAPASFLVVGSRSPGETAHYPDIDLVMTRNAEGSRYIRKDGTSY, encoded by the coding sequence ATGCCGAAACTCGACATCGAGAGCATTCCCGTCCGTGGTGGCAGCTCCTACCCGGCGCAATATGCCGGGCAGGTCGAGGGCCGCAGTTCGCGCAGCCTCGGCGATGCCGCGGGCTTGAGCCAATATGGCGTTCGCATCTGTTACCTCGACCCCGGCGCCTGGTCCTCGCAGCGTCATTGGCACGAGCGGGAGGACGAATTCGTCATGGTCCTGACCGGCGCGTTGGTGCTGATCGACGATGCCGGCGAACAGCCGATGCGGCCGGGCGATTGTGCCGGCTTCAAGGCCGGTGACGGCAATGGCCATCATTTCGTCAATCGCTCTTCCGCCCCGGCTTCCTTTCTCGTCGTCGGCTCGCGGTCGCCCGGCGAGACGGCGCATTACCCGGATATCGACCTCGTCATGACAAGGAACGCCGAGGGTTCCCGCTACATCCGCAAAGACGGAACGTCCTACTGA
- a CDS encoding sulfurtransferase TusA family protein, with translation MDSIPLDLRGLKCPLPALRVRKALRAAPAGSVLVVHCTDPMAAIDLPNLARETGSLIERQGDADGAIVFHIRKAARGRASERSPAT, from the coding sequence ATGGATTCGATACCGCTCGACCTGCGCGGCCTGAAATGCCCGCTTCCCGCGCTGCGCGTGCGCAAGGCGCTTCGCGCCGCGCCGGCCGGGAGCGTGCTCGTCGTGCACTGCACCGATCCGATGGCGGCGATCGACCTGCCGAACCTGGCACGCGAGACGGGAAGCCTGATCGAGCGGCAAGGCGACGCGGACGGCGCCATCGTCTTCCATATCCGCAAGGCGGCCCGGGGCCGCGCCAGCGAACGGAGTCCAGCGACATGA
- a CDS encoding aspartate aminotransferase family protein, with translation MSATTAAAAPNDLEAYWMPFTSNRAFKKNPRMIARAEGMFYYTPDNRPIMDGTAGLWCCNAGHAREPIVQAIQAQARDLDYAPSFQYGHPKVFAAAARIAALAPGDLDHVFFAGSGSEAADSALKIALAYWNVTGKATKTRLIGRERGYHGVGFGGISVGGMSNNRKFFGSLLAGVDHLPHTYDREKQAFSKGEPDYGAHFADDLERIVALHDASTIAAVIVEPMAGSTGALPPPKGYLKRLRELCDKHGILLIFDEVITGFGRLGFAFAAERYGVVPDMITFAKGVTSGAVPMGGVIVRKPIYDAFMGGPDNVIELFHGYTYSGHPLAAAAALASLDIYRDEGLFERALSMEGAFADAVMSLKGEPNVVDIRTLGMVGAFDLAPRAEGAGKRGYEFIERAFHEEGLMIRTAADTVAFSPPLIISEAQVEELVGKLRRTIRAVAN, from the coding sequence ATGTCTGCGACCACCGCCGCCGCCGCGCCGAACGACCTCGAAGCCTATTGGATGCCGTTCACGTCGAACCGGGCGTTCAAGAAGAACCCGCGGATGATCGCCCGCGCCGAGGGCATGTTCTACTACACGCCTGACAACAGGCCAATCATGGATGGCACCGCGGGCCTGTGGTGCTGCAACGCCGGCCATGCGCGCGAACCGATCGTCCAGGCGATCCAGGCCCAGGCCCGCGACCTCGACTACGCCCCCTCCTTCCAGTACGGCCATCCCAAGGTGTTCGCCGCCGCCGCCCGCATCGCGGCGCTGGCGCCGGGCGATCTCGACCATGTCTTCTTCGCCGGCTCCGGCTCGGAAGCGGCGGATTCAGCGCTTAAGATCGCGCTCGCCTACTGGAACGTCACCGGCAAGGCGACCAAGACCCGGCTGATCGGCCGCGAGCGCGGCTATCACGGCGTCGGCTTCGGCGGCATCTCCGTCGGCGGCATGTCGAACAACCGCAAGTTCTTCGGCTCGCTGCTCGCCGGCGTCGACCACCTGCCCCATACCTATGACCGGGAGAAACAGGCGTTCAGCAAGGGCGAGCCGGACTACGGCGCGCATTTCGCCGACGATCTCGAGCGCATCGTCGCGCTGCACGACGCCTCGACCATCGCCGCGGTGATCGTCGAGCCGATGGCGGGCTCGACCGGTGCGCTGCCGCCGCCGAAGGGCTATCTCAAGCGCCTGCGCGAGCTCTGCGACAAGCACGGCATCCTCCTGATCTTCGACGAGGTCATCACCGGCTTCGGGCGGCTGGGCTTCGCCTTCGCGGCCGAGCGCTACGGCGTCGTCCCCGACATGATCACCTTCGCCAAGGGCGTCACCTCCGGCGCCGTGCCGATGGGGGGCGTGATCGTGCGCAAGCCCATCTACGACGCCTTCATGGGCGGGCCGGACAACGTCATCGAGCTGTTCCACGGCTATACCTATTCCGGCCACCCGCTGGCGGCGGCCGCCGCGCTCGCCTCGCTCGACATCTACCGCGACGAGGGGCTGTTCGAGCGGGCGCTGAGCATGGAGGGCGCCTTCGCCGATGCGGTGATGAGCCTGAAGGGGGAGCCGAACGTCGTCGATATCCGCACGCTCGGCATGGTCGGCGCCTTCGACCTCGCCCCGCGCGCGGAGGGGGCCGGCAAGCGCGGCTACGAATTCATCGAGCGCGCCTTCCACGAGGAGGGGCTGATGATCCGCACTGCCGCCGACACCGTCGCCTTCTCGCCGCCGCTGATCATCAGCGAAGCGCAGGTGGAGGAACTGGTCGGCAAGCTGCGCCGGACGATCCGGGCCGTGGCGAACTGA
- a CDS encoding TIGR02186 family protein, whose product MRWAAALLIALTIGLSAAAARAETLIAAMSSHQIQITSNYTGSQLTVFGQVERDGRTVARGDPYDIIVTVRGPRRMLLVRKKERLGPIWINRTQRRFPDNPVFLHVASSRPITEMMGPEAAQRDRIGLTNAERPSDDWIDLDPDARRFRESLVRIMQGKGLYGYEERGVTFLSSALFSAPVDIPATAPTGSYTVDIVLYSGGVPLARQQTNFEVIKTGIEQRLASGAYDWSLLYGLMTVLLALFLGWGASVVFRRD is encoded by the coding sequence ATGAGGTGGGCGGCCGCACTCCTCATCGCGCTTACGATCGGGCTTTCAGCTGCCGCGGCCCGCGCCGAGACCCTGATCGCGGCGATGTCGAGCCACCAGATCCAGATCACCTCGAACTATACCGGCAGCCAGCTCACCGTGTTCGGGCAGGTCGAGCGCGACGGGCGCACGGTCGCGCGCGGCGACCCCTACGACATCATCGTCACCGTGCGCGGCCCAAGGCGGATGCTGCTGGTGCGCAAGAAGGAACGGCTCGGCCCGATCTGGATCAACCGGACGCAGCGGCGCTTCCCCGACAACCCGGTTTTCCTGCACGTCGCCAGCAGCCGGCCGATCACGGAGATGATGGGCCCGGAGGCGGCACAGCGCGACCGGATCGGCCTGACCAATGCCGAGCGGCCGTCCGACGACTGGATCGATCTCGATCCCGACGCGCGGCGCTTCCGCGAGAGCCTCGTGCGGATCATGCAGGGCAAGGGCCTCTACGGCTATGAGGAGCGCGGCGTCACCTTCCTGTCGAGCGCGCTGTTCAGCGCGCCGGTCGACATTCCGGCGACCGCGCCGACCGGCTCCTATACCGTCGACATCGTGCTCTATTCCGGCGGCGTGCCGCTGGCGCGGCAGCAGACCAATTTCGAGGTGATCAAGACCGGCATCGAGCAGCGCCTCGCCTCCGGCGCCTATGACTGGTCGCTGCTCTACGGGCTGATGACGGTGCTGCTGGCGCTGTTCCTCGGCTGGGGCGCGAGCGTGGTCTTCCGGCGCGACTGA
- a CDS encoding 3-hydroxyacyl-CoA dehydrogenase NAD-binding domain-containing protein, which translates to MNLTNFRFETDADGIALAIWDMPGRSMNVITPEVMEELNGIVDKVASDEAIKGCVVTSGKESFSGGADLTMLQGLRDLYVRLAKEKGEAAAMQSFFEESRKLSRLYRKLETCGKPFAAAIHGVCLGGAFELSLACQYRVVSDDAVTRLGLPEIKVGLFPGAGGTQRVSRLMQTGDALQMMFKGEQLKPLPARNIGLVHAVVPRADLVQNARDWLKANPQATAPWDQKGYKLPSGKVHSPAGMQIWPPANAIYRRETNDNYPAARAILSAVYEGLQLPIDLALQVESRYFAKILRTKEAASMIRSLFVSMQELNKGARRPADLPPSKLKKVGVVGAGFMGAGIAYVTALAGLDVVLVDRDIEAAEKGKAYSRKLVSDQIMKGRARTADRDALLSRINTSADYADLKGCDLIVEAVFEDPKVKAEVIGKVEAVVGPRTIFGSNTSTLPITGLAAHSGRPKNFIGIHFFSPVEKMLLVEVIMAKKTGDKALAMALDYVRAIRKTPIVVNDRRGFYANRCVGNYLREGHLMLMEGVPPAMIEAAGKQAGMPVGPLSLNDEVALDLALKIVKATKAELGEAAVDPLQEKLLIAMVETNGRLGRKNRKGFYDYPEAGPKRLWPGLAGLVGRRRDPESVDMEELKQRLLVTQALEAARTYEEGVVTDPREADVGSIIGFGFAPFTGGTLSYIDNMGAAAFVKLCEKLAKAHGERFRPNRLLKRMARTGESFYGAAGKAAA; encoded by the coding sequence ATGAACCTCACCAATTTCCGCTTCGAGACCGACGCCGACGGCATCGCGCTGGCGATATGGGACATGCCCGGCCGCTCGATGAACGTCATCACCCCTGAGGTGATGGAAGAGCTGAACGGAATCGTCGACAAAGTCGCTTCCGACGAGGCGATCAAGGGCTGCGTCGTCACCTCCGGCAAGGAGAGCTTTTCCGGCGGCGCCGACCTCACCATGCTCCAGGGCCTGCGCGATCTCTATGTGCGGCTCGCGAAGGAGAAGGGCGAGGCCGCCGCGATGCAAAGCTTCTTCGAGGAGAGCCGCAAGCTCAGCCGGCTCTACCGCAAGCTCGAGACCTGCGGGAAACCCTTCGCCGCCGCGATCCACGGGGTCTGCCTCGGCGGCGCCTTCGAGCTCTCGCTCGCCTGCCAGTACCGCGTCGTCTCCGACGATGCCGTAACCCGCCTCGGCCTGCCCGAGATCAAGGTCGGGCTCTTTCCGGGTGCCGGCGGCACCCAGCGCGTGTCGCGCCTGATGCAGACCGGCGACGCGCTCCAGATGATGTTCAAGGGTGAGCAGCTGAAGCCGCTGCCGGCCCGCAACATCGGCCTCGTCCATGCGGTCGTGCCGCGCGCCGATCTCGTCCAGAACGCCAGGGACTGGCTCAAGGCCAACCCGCAGGCGACGGCGCCCTGGGACCAGAAGGGCTACAAGCTGCCCTCCGGCAAGGTGCATTCGCCGGCCGGCATGCAGATCTGGCCGCCGGCCAACGCGATCTACCGCCGCGAGACCAACGACAACTACCCGGCCGCCCGCGCCATCCTCTCGGCGGTCTATGAGGGCTTGCAACTGCCGATCGACCTCGCCTTGCAGGTCGAGAGCCGCTACTTCGCCAAGATCCTGCGGACGAAGGAGGCGGCCTCGATGATCCGCTCGCTCTTCGTCTCGATGCAGGAATTGAACAAGGGCGCCCGCCGCCCGGCCGATCTGCCGCCCTCGAAGCTGAAGAAGGTCGGCGTCGTCGGCGCCGGCTTCATGGGCGCCGGCATCGCCTATGTCACGGCGCTGGCCGGGCTCGACGTCGTGCTGGTCGACCGCGACATCGAGGCGGCCGAGAAGGGCAAGGCCTATTCGCGCAAGCTGGTCTCCGACCAGATCATGAAGGGCCGCGCCAGGACCGCCGATCGCGACGCGCTGCTTTCCCGCATCAACACCAGCGCCGACTATGCCGATCTCAAGGGCTGCGACCTGATCGTCGAGGCCGTCTTCGAGGACCCCAAGGTCAAGGCCGAGGTGATCGGCAAGGTCGAGGCCGTGGTCGGCCCGCGCACGATCTTCGGCTCCAACACCTCGACCTTGCCGATCACGGGGCTCGCCGCGCATTCCGGGCGGCCGAAGAACTTCATCGGCATCCATTTCTTCTCGCCGGTCGAGAAGATGCTGCTGGTCGAGGTCATCATGGCGAAGAAGACCGGCGACAAGGCGCTCGCCATGGCGCTGGACTATGTCCGCGCGATCAGGAAGACGCCGATCGTCGTCAACGACAGGCGCGGCTTCTACGCCAATCGCTGCGTCGGAAACTATCTGCGCGAAGGCCATCTGATGCTGATGGAGGGCGTGCCGCCGGCGATGATCGAGGCGGCGGGGAAGCAGGCCGGCATGCCGGTCGGCCCGCTCTCGCTCAACGACGAGGTCGCGCTCGACCTCGCGCTGAAGATCGTCAAGGCGACGAAGGCTGAACTCGGCGAGGCCGCCGTCGATCCGCTGCAGGAGAAGCTCCTGATCGCCATGGTCGAGACCAATGGCCGGCTCGGCCGCAAGAACCGCAAGGGCTTCTACGATTATCCGGAGGCCGGGCCGAAGCGGCTCTGGCCGGGCCTCGCCGGTCTCGTCGGCAGGCGGCGCGACCCCGAGAGCGTCGACATGGAGGAGCTGAAGCAGCGTCTCCTGGTGACGCAGGCCCTCGAAGCGGCAAGAACCTATGAGGAAGGCGTCGTCACCGATCCGCGCGAGGCCGATGTCGGCTCGATCATCGGCTTCGGCTTCGCGCCGTTCACGGGCGGCACGCTCTCCTACATCGACAATATGGGCGCCGCCGCTTTCGTGAAGCTCTGCGAGAAGCTGGCCAAGGCCCATGGCGAGCGCTTCAGGCCGAACCGGCTCCTGAAGCGCATGGCCAGGACCGGCGAGAGCTTCTACGGCGCGGCGGGAAAGGCGGCGGCCTGA
- a CDS encoding MerR family DNA-binding transcriptional regulator — protein sequence MSRRSMAMAGSSIHETRSADVSPAADEAGEFTIGDLARDFGVTLRTLRFYESRGLITPTRSGMTRIYSPRDRARLALILKGKQLGFTLVEIRAMLASEDSKGAAGGEAAAVGGLQLSREQIVEQLELLRRQRTEIEDAIAELEASLSRLPEA from the coding sequence ATGTCACGCCGCAGCATGGCTATGGCGGGTTCCTCGATTCATGAAACCCGCTCTGCCGACGTCTCCCCCGCCGCCGATGAGGCCGGCGAATTCACCATTGGCGATCTCGCTCGCGATTTCGGCGTGACGTTGCGCACGCTGCGGTTCTACGAATCGCGGGGCCTGATCACGCCGACCCGCTCCGGCATGACGCGCATCTATTCGCCGCGCGACCGGGCGCGCCTCGCCCTGATCCTGAAGGGCAAGCAGCTCGGCTTCACGCTCGTCGAGATCCGCGCCATGCTCGCCAGCGAGGACAGCAAGGGCGCCGCTGGCGGCGAGGCCGCCGCCGTCGGCGGCCTCCAGCTCAGCCGCGAGCAGATCGTCGAGCAGCTCGAGCTGTTGCGCCGCCAGCGCACCGAAATCGAGGACGCGATCGCCGAGCTCGAGGCCTCGCTCTCCCGCCTGCCGGAAGCCTGA
- a CDS encoding acetyl-CoA C-acetyltransferase — MADAFIYDHVRTPRGKGKADGALHEVTAIELGTQALRAIKDRNGLDPLLVEDVVMGCVDPVGEAAADIARTVALKAGYGEAVPGVQINRFCASGLDAVNLAAAQVMSGQKEMAIGGGVESMSRIGMGASGFGIAVDPSVAIDTWFMPQGVSADLIATKYGFSRDDVDAFAVRSHQRAAQAWKEGRFRRSVIPVTDVNGLTLLDHDETIRPDANMQALAALKPSFVQMGEMGGFDAVATAAHPDVEFIDHVHHAGNSSGIVDGAAAVLVGSKKAGRAAGLKPRARIRAFATVGSDLALMLTGPVDVTGRVLKKAGMTTRDIDLFELNEAFSSVVLRYQQALDIDDAILNVNGGAIAMGHPLGATGAMVLGTVLDELERQDKQTALVTLCVAVGMGVATIIERV; from the coding sequence ATGGCAGACGCATTCATCTACGACCACGTCCGCACGCCGCGCGGCAAGGGCAAGGCCGACGGCGCGCTGCACGAGGTCACCGCGATCGAGCTCGGCACCCAGGCGCTGCGCGCGATCAAGGACCGCAACGGCCTCGACCCGCTCCTCGTCGAGGATGTGGTGATGGGCTGCGTCGATCCGGTCGGCGAGGCCGCCGCCGACATCGCCCGCACCGTCGCGCTCAAGGCCGGCTACGGTGAGGCAGTGCCGGGCGTGCAGATCAACCGCTTCTGCGCGTCGGGCCTCGATGCGGTGAACCTCGCCGCGGCCCAGGTCATGTCCGGTCAGAAGGAGATGGCGATCGGGGGCGGCGTCGAATCGATGTCGCGCATCGGCATGGGCGCCTCCGGCTTCGGCATCGCGGTCGATCCGAGCGTCGCCATCGACACCTGGTTCATGCCGCAGGGCGTCTCGGCCGACCTGATCGCGACGAAATACGGCTTCTCGCGCGACGATGTCGACGCCTTCGCGGTGCGCTCGCACCAGCGCGCGGCGCAGGCCTGGAAGGAGGGCCGCTTCAGGCGCTCGGTGATCCCGGTCACCGACGTCAACGGCTTGACCCTGCTCGACCATGACGAGACCATCCGCCCCGACGCCAACATGCAGGCGCTGGCCGCGCTGAAGCCCTCCTTCGTCCAGATGGGCGAAATGGGCGGCTTCGATGCGGTCGCGACCGCAGCCCATCCGGATGTCGAGTTCATCGATCACGTCCACCATGCCGGCAATTCCTCGGGCATCGTCGACGGGGCGGCGGCCGTCCTCGTCGGCTCGAAGAAGGCGGGCCGCGCCGCGGGCCTGAAGCCGCGCGCCCGGATCAGGGCTTTCGCCACGGTCGGCTCCGATCTCGCGCTGATGCTGACCGGCCCGGTCGACGTGACCGGGCGCGTGCTGAAGAAGGCCGGCATGACCACCAGGGACATCGACCTCTTCGAGCTGAACGAAGCCTTCTCCTCGGTGGTGCTGCGCTACCAGCAGGCGCTCGACATCGACGACGCGATCCTCAACGTCAACGGCGGCGCCATCGCCATGGGCCATCCGCTCGGCGCGACCGGGGCGATGGTGCTCGGCACCGTGCTCGACGAGCTGGAGCGGCAGGACAAGCAGACCGCCCTGGTGACGCTGTGCGTCGCGGTCGGCATGGGCGTCGCCACCATCATCGAGCGGGTGTGA
- a CDS encoding sulfite exporter TauE/SafE family protein, translating to MQIYLPIAELPISVLMVLGLSGAVGFISGLFGVGGGFLLTPLLIFLDIPPAVAVATVAAQVAGSSMTGVLTYLRRRALDLKLGGVLVSGGILGTILGVSFFNAMKRLGQLELVITLAYVTLFSIIGGLMLYDALRAMLRVRAGKPARLKRRGGMHPWWMGLPLRQRFYRSGLYCSVLPIALLAIVIGFIGAVLGVGGGFILVPGLIYFFRIPPAVVVGTSLFQILVTMTGATVLHAVTNQSVDIVLAVLLLVGGVVGAQFGGRAARNLNVESFRLLLALLILSVGLRFAIELFIPPSEPFSVVVPESAR from the coding sequence GTGCAGATCTACCTGCCGATCGCCGAGCTTCCCATCAGCGTCCTGATGGTGCTCGGCCTGAGTGGGGCGGTGGGCTTCATCTCCGGCCTGTTCGGCGTCGGCGGCGGCTTCCTGCTGACGCCGCTCCTGATCTTCCTCGACATTCCGCCGGCGGTCGCCGTCGCGACGGTGGCCGCGCAGGTCGCCGGCTCCTCGATGACCGGCGTCCTCACCTATCTCCGGCGCCGGGCGCTCGACCTCAAGCTCGGCGGCGTCCTGGTCAGCGGCGGCATCCTCGGCACCATCCTCGGCGTCAGCTTCTTCAACGCGATGAAGCGGCTCGGCCAGCTCGAACTCGTGATCACGCTGGCTTACGTCACGCTGTTCTCGATCATCGGCGGGCTGATGCTCTACGACGCGCTGAGGGCGATGCTGCGCGTGCGGGCCGGCAAGCCCGCGCGGCTGAAGCGGCGCGGCGGCATGCATCCCTGGTGGATGGGCCTTCCGCTGCGCCAGCGCTTCTATCGCTCCGGCCTCTATTGCAGCGTGCTGCCGATCGCGCTGCTCGCCATCGTCATCGGCTTCATCGGCGCCGTGCTCGGCGTCGGCGGCGGCTTCATCCTGGTGCCGGGGCTGATCTACTTCTTCCGGATCCCGCCGGCGGTCGTCGTCGGCACCTCGCTGTTCCAGATCCTGGTGACGATGACCGGCGCCACCGTGCTGCACGCCGTCACCAACCAGTCTGTCGACATCGTGCTGGCGGTGCTGCTGCTCGTCGGCGGCGTGGTCGGCGCCCAGTTCGGCGGGCGCGCGGCGCGCAACCTCAACGTCGAATCGTTCCGGCTGCTGCTCGCGCTGCTGATCCTGTCGGTGGGCCTGCGCTTCGCGATCGAGCTGTTCATCCCGCCGAGCGAGCCTTTCTCCGTCGTCGTGCCGGAGAGCGCGCGATGA
- the glp gene encoding gephyrin-like molybdotransferase Glp codes for MTRLGGGRHGSGLVTLDEAAARAVARAVPLPGTAALPLAEADGHVLAQAVIAPRDLPPFANAAVDGYAVRFADLAAGAETCLPVLGRTFAGEAPAMLAHGAWRIFTGAAVPDGADTVVMQEDVAAADGAVVLPAGIRRGAHLRLAGEDVACGQEVLPAGRRLRPQDLGLVAALGLARVTVRARPRVALFSTGDELVEPGRPLPPAAIYDANRVMLRAMLRRAGADVADLGILRDGAAGLERRLREAAAVSDLVLTSGGVSVGEADHVRDAVLASGRLDLWQVAIKPGKPIALGSVAGTPFLGLPGNPVAVFVGFAFLARPLLARMAGEAYLPPPARPVRLGFAHGKKPGRREFLRVSLEPSGDGWVARRHPGEGAGSLASLAQSDGLIVLAEDVVAVEAGDEAPFLPYAELF; via the coding sequence ATGACGCGGCTGGGCGGCGGCCGGCACGGGTCGGGGCTCGTCACGCTCGACGAGGCTGCGGCCAGGGCGGTCGCGCGCGCCGTCCCGCTCCCGGGCACCGCGGCGCTGCCCCTCGCCGAAGCCGATGGCCATGTGCTGGCGCAGGCGGTCATCGCGCCGCGCGACCTGCCGCCTTTCGCCAATGCCGCGGTGGACGGCTACGCGGTCCGCTTCGCCGATCTCGCGGCCGGGGCCGAGACCTGCCTGCCGGTGCTGGGCCGGACGTTTGCCGGCGAGGCGCCCGCGATGCTCGCGCACGGCGCCTGGCGCATCTTCACCGGCGCCGCCGTTCCGGACGGGGCCGATACCGTGGTGATGCAGGAGGATGTCGCCGCGGCCGACGGCGCGGTCGTCCTGCCGGCGGGCATCCGGCGCGGGGCGCATCTGCGGCTGGCGGGGGAGGACGTCGCCTGCGGGCAGGAGGTGCTGCCGGCCGGGCGGCGCCTGCGTCCGCAGGATCTAGGCCTCGTCGCCGCGCTCGGGCTGGCGCGGGTTACGGTGCGCGCCCGTCCGCGCGTCGCGCTGTTCTCGACCGGCGACGAGCTCGTCGAGCCGGGGCGCCCGCTTCCGCCGGCGGCGATCTACGACGCCAACCGGGTGATGCTGCGCGCGATGCTCAGGCGCGCCGGCGCCGATGTCGCCGATCTCGGCATCCTGCGCGACGGGGCCGCGGGGCTGGAGCGGCGCCTGCGCGAGGCGGCGGCGGTGAGCGATCTCGTCCTCACCTCCGGCGGCGTCTCGGTCGGCGAGGCCGATCATGTCCGGGACGCGGTCCTGGCCTCAGGCCGGCTCGATCTCTGGCAGGTGGCGATCAAGCCGGGCAAGCCGATCGCGCTCGGCTCCGTCGCCGGCACGCCCTTCCTCGGGCTGCCGGGCAATCCCGTGGCGGTCTTCGTCGGCTTCGCCTTCCTCGCCCGGCCCTTGCTCGCCCGGATGGCGGGGGAGGCTTATCTCCCGCCGCCCGCCCGCCCGGTCAGGCTCGGCTTCGCCCATGGCAAGAAGCCCGGCCGGCGCGAATTCCTCCGCGTTTCGCTGGAGCCGTCCGGGGATGGCTGGGTGGCGCGCCGGCATCCGGGCGAGGGGGCGGGCTCGCTCGCCTCGCTTGCGCAATCGGACGGGCTTATCGTGCTGGCCGAGGACGTCGTCGCGGTGGAGGCGGGCGACGAGGCGCCCTTCCTGCCCTATGCTGAGCTGTTTTAG
- a CDS encoding acyl-CoA dehydrogenase C-terminal domain-containing protein: MPVYKAPVGDTLFLLNDVFAIGRHANLPGFADASADVIEAILGEGARLCEEVLQPLNASGDREGCSRHPDGRVTTPKGFKEAYQAYAGGGWIGLAMDPDHGGQGLPYTLGAVMNEYASSANMAFAMYPGLTMGAIAALYVHGSDAQKRTWLPKMIDGTWSGTMNLTEPHCGTDLGLLKTKAVPNGDGSYAVTGTKIFISAGEQDITENIIHLVLARIEGAPAGTKGISLFVVPRNKLREDGSVAENNHVSCGSIEHKMGIHGNATCVMNYDGAEGWLVGEENRGLNAMFVMMNEARLGVAIQGLSQSEVAYQNAVAYAKERLQGRALTGPKEPDKPADPIIVHPDVRRTLMSIKAFNEAARAFVLWNALKSDISHRSGDSAERQAADDQLGLMTPVLKGVLTDIGFDNAVKAQQIFGGHGYIAETGMEQFVRDARIAMIYEGANGVQAMDLVGRKLGRDGGRAIMAFFNEVGGFLKENAGDEGLKPLLGPLQLSLGHLQQAAMWFMNNALAKPDNAGASASDFMHLLGLVSLGYMWARMAKAAQEKLKAGADPRMSAKLVTARFFMERALPETAAHLARITAGADTTMALAPEQF; this comes from the coding sequence ATGCCGGTCTACAAGGCACCCGTCGGCGACACGCTTTTCCTGCTGAACGACGTCTTCGCGATCGGGCGCCATGCCAACCTGCCGGGCTTCGCTGACGCGAGCGCCGATGTGATCGAGGCGATCCTCGGCGAGGGCGCGAGGCTCTGCGAGGAGGTTCTCCAGCCGCTCAACGCCTCCGGCGACCGGGAGGGCTGCAGCCGCCATCCCGACGGCCGCGTGACGACCCCGAAGGGCTTCAAGGAAGCCTACCAGGCTTATGCCGGGGGCGGCTGGATCGGCCTCGCCATGGACCCGGACCATGGCGGCCAGGGCCTGCCCTATACGCTCGGCGCCGTGATGAACGAATACGCCTCCTCGGCGAACATGGCCTTCGCCATGTATCCGGGCCTGACGATGGGCGCGATCGCGGCGCTCTACGTCCATGGCTCCGACGCGCAGAAGCGGACCTGGCTGCCGAAGATGATCGACGGCACCTGGTCGGGCACGATGAACCTGACCGAGCCGCATTGCGGCACCGATCTCGGCCTCCTCAAGACGAAGGCCGTGCCGAACGGCGACGGCTCCTACGCCGTCACCGGCACCAAGATCTTCATCTCGGCCGGCGAGCAGGACATCACCGAGAACATCATCCACCTCGTGCTCGCCCGCATCGAGGGCGCGCCGGCCGGCACCAAGGGCATCTCGCTCTTCGTCGTGCCGCGGAACAAGCTGCGCGAAGATGGCTCCGTCGCCGAGAACAACCACGTGTCCTGCGGCTCGATCGAGCACAAGATGGGCATCCACGGCAACGCGACCTGCGTGATGAACTATGACGGCGCTGAGGGTTGGCTGGTCGGTGAGGAAAATCGCGGCCTCAACGCCATGTTCGTGATGATGAACGAGGCGCGCCTCGGCGTCGCGATCCAGGGGCTCAGCCAGTCCGAGGTCGCCTATCAGAACGCCGTGGCCTATGCGAAGGAGCGCCTGCAGGGCCGCGCGCTGACGGGGCCCAAGGAGCCGGACAAGCCGGCCGATCCGATCATCGTCCACCCCGACGTGCGCCGGACGCTGATGTCGATCAAGGCGTTCAACGAGGCGGCGCGCGCCTTCGTGCTCTGGAACGCGCTCAAATCCGACATCTCCCATCGCTCCGGCGATTCCGCCGAGCGCCAGGCGGCGGACGACCAGCTCGGCCTGATGACACCGGTGCTCAAGGGCGTGCTCACCGATATCGGCTTCGACAATGCCGTGAAGGCGCAGCAGATCTTCGGCGGCCACGGCTACATCGCCGAGACCGGCATGGAGCAGTTCGTGCGCGATGCCCGCATCGCTATGATCTACGAGGGCGCCAACGGCGTGCAGGCGATGGACCTCGTCGGCCGCAAGCTCGGCCGCGACGGCGGGCGCGCCATCATGGCCTTCTTCAACGAGGTCGGCGGCTTCCTGAAGGAGAATGCCGGGGACGAGGGGCTGAAACCCCTGCTCGGGCCGCTCCAGCTCTCGCTCGGCCATCTCCAGCAGGCGGCGATGTGGTTCATGAACAACGCGCTCGCCAAGCCCGACAATGCCGGCGCCAGCGCGAGCGACTTCATGCACCTGCTGGGGCTCGTCTCGCTCGGCTACATGTGGGCGCGGATGGCCAAGGCGGCGCAGGAGAAGCTGAAGGCCGGCGCCGACCCTCGGATGAGCGCCAAACTGGTGACCGCCCGCTTCTTCATGGAGCGCGCCCTGCCGGAGACCGCAGCCCATCTGGCGCGGATCACGGCCGGGGCGGATACGACCATGGCGCTGGCGCCCGAGCAGTTCTGA